ATGAGGATATCCTGGAGATCGGCGCCGGCCCCGGCAACCTGACGGAGCTCCTGGCACAAAAAGCCCGCCACGTCTACGCCATCGAGATGGACCCTTCCCTCGTTGAGCGACTGGAGGAGAAGTTCAATGGCACCAACGTTATGGTGATAAAGGGTAACGCCCTGAAGATAGACTTTCCGCGCTTCGACAAGGCCGTGGCCAACCTGCCATACTCCATATCGTCGGACGTCACGTTCAAGCTGCTCAGGCATCCGTTCAAGTACGGCATATTGATGTACCAGCGCGAGTTCGCGGAGCGCATGATCGCCCGCGTCGGGGACCCCGACTATTCGAGGCTTTCCGTGGACGTGCAGCACTTTGCCGGCGTGGAAATACTGATGCGTGTGCCCTCGCAGGCGTTCACGCCGCCCCCGGAAGTAGAATCTTCGGTGGTAAAATTAACCCCGCGGCCGGCGGCCTATTCCGTAAAGGACCGGGAGCTTTTCATGGCGCTGGTGACGGCCGCATTCACCCAGCGGCGCAAGCGACTCCGGAACGCCCTGGTGAATGGCGCCCATATACTGGGTATAAAAAACATGAGGGCGCTGATCTCCCTTCTACCTGGAGACCTGATGGAGAAGCGCGCTGAAGAGGTATCGCCTGAAGAATACGCCGCGCTGGCGGACAGGCTTTATGAGCTGACTGGCCATGAGCATCCGGATATATCGAAATAAAGAGTTCGAGCTGCTGGACGACGTCTACGACCCGGGCGAGGACTCTTACCTGCTGGTCGAGGCTGCTTTAAAAGAAATTAAGCCCGGCGACCGGGTCCTCGAGGTGGGCACGGGCAGTGGGGTAGTATCTCTCTTCATTAAAGATATTTCGCCGTATGTCGTCGCCACCGATATCAGCCCGATCGCATGCCGTAATGCCCGCATCAATGAAGTTCAGGCCATCAGGGCTGATCTTTTTAGCGGCATCTGCTCCCGGTTCGACCTTATCATTTTTAACCCGCCCTACCTGCCGACCGTGCCCGAAGAAAGGCTCGAGACGTGGCTCGACCGGGCATTTAACGGAGGGCTGACCGGCCGCAAAGAGATCGAGCGTTTCGTGAAAGATATCGACCGTATCCTGTCACCTGGCGGCCGCGTCCTGACGGTCATCTCATCGATCACGGGTATCGGCGAGACTGAGGCGCTGTTCAAGGAAAAAGGCTTCCGCATGGAGACCGTGGCCACGGAGAAGGTGCCCTTTGAGAAGCTGGTCGTGCTTAAATTTTCCCGGTAAGCATTATTACATCCTGCCCGATATTAGATTTGAGAGGTAAGTACGTTGAAGCCCGTGACTGTGGAGGAGATGAGGGCGCTCGAGGCGAACGCCGACTATTTTGGCGTAAGCTATGGGGAGCTGATGGAGAACGCCGGCCGCAAGGCTGCCGAGTCGATCATCGCGCTGTTTAAAAAATGCAGCGTGCTCGTCGTCTGCGGCACCGGCAACAATGGCGGCGACGGCTTCGTCACGGCCCGCTACCTGGAGAACGCCGGATACCGGGTTACAGTCATACTGTTGGGCCGGGTGGGGAGCGTGAAGACCGGGCCCGCTCTAGTCAACCTGGAGATCGCACGGGGCATGAACATGCCCGTCATCGAGGCCGATACTGCCGTGAAGATACCGAAGGAAGCCTTTCTGAACTGTGACCTCATCGTCGACGCCGTCCTCGGCACCGGATTTTCCGGCATACCCCGAGAGCCCGCCCTGACTGCGATCCGATGTATGAATGAAAGCCCAATACGAAAAGTATCTCTCGACATCCCCAGTGGCCTGGACGCGCATACGGGCGAAGGCGAGGAACACGTCGACGCCGACCTGGTGATCACTTTCTATGCGCCGAAAAAAGGGCTGGATCGCTACAAGGTCGAAGTGGCGGATATCGGCATTCCGGGGAAGGCATTCACGCATACCGGCCCCGGCAGCCTGGTCGGACTCAAGTCCCGGGGCGATTTCATGGAAAAGGGCGGCGGAGGAAGAGTCCTTATCATTGGCGGCGGGCCGTATACTGGCGCGCCCGCTTTAGCGGCGATGGCCGCGTACCGGGCCGGCGCCGAGATCGTGACCGTTGCGGCCCCGAAGCGCGCCGCGGGCATCATCGCCTCTTTCTCGCCCGACCTGATCGTCCGGCCTTTAAGCGACAGCCAGATCATCGGCGAGGAAGACGTGGAACAATTAAAATCCTTGATATCCCGCCACCATGCCGTGGTCATCGGCATGGGCCTGGGTAAGGAGCCGGGGATTGCAACGGCGATCGCGAAGATATTGCCGGCATGTAAAAAGGTCGTCATCGACGCGGACGCCCTGCAGGCGGGGATGCCTTTGAAGGGCATCATAACTCCCAACGCACATGAATTCGCCAGGATCAGCGGCAACGACATGAAGCCGGACGACCAGGCGGCGCAGGAAAAAGTCCGGGAGTTCTCGAAGGAAAAGGGCGTGGTCACGGTCTGGAAAGGCCGGCCGGCGGTCATCAGCGACGGGGTCGATTTTAAGGTCAACAGCACCGGTAACCCGGCCATGAACGTCGGCGGTACCGGGGATGTCCTCGCAGGCATCATCGGCGCCTTCTACTGCCGTAACGATGCGTATAAAGCGGCGTGCGCGGCCGCCTTTGTCAGCGGCGCGGCGGGCGATATGGCTTACGATGATAAGGGAATTGGACTTGTCGCCACGGATGTCATCCACTGGCTGCCCTATGTGATCAAAAAGTACCGGCCCAAATAAGACGAAAAATAGTTAAGGCACGTCAGCCAACTTTTCTTATCATGCGTTCCACCGATTTTACCCACGTCGAGGGCGATAAGGTCAAAATGGTCGACGTGGGCGCCAAGGAGGAGGTCGCCCGATTCGCCCGGGCGAGCGGCGTCATCCATTTAACGGCACAGACGATGGGCCTTATCAAAGAGGGCAACGTAAAGAAGGGCAACGTGCTGGCGACGGCCAGGATAGCGGCCATCCAGGCGGCCAAGCATACCTGGGAGACCATTCCCCTGTGCCACCAGATACCGATCACCGGCATCGACGTCGAGTTCGAGGTCGGCGAGACGACGATAAAGGCCGTCGCCGAAGTCCGTTCCGTCGGCAAGACCGGCGTCGAGATGGAGGCACTCTGCGCCGCCAGCAACGCGCTGCTGACCATCTGGGACATGGTGAAGGCCGTCGAGAAGGACGAGACGGGCAATTATCCCGAGACGAGGATCACCGACATCGTCGTCGAGAAAAAGACCAAGGCAAAGCAATGATCTCCATACGTGTCGTCCTGGTCGAGCCCCAGTACGAGGGCAACGTGGGCTCGGTGTGCAGGTCTATGAAAAATTTCGGCTTCAGTGACCTCGTGCTCGTCAGGCCCTGCAAGCTCGATAATTTTGCGAAGGCGATGGCGTCGCACGCCCAGGACCTGCTGGCTTCAGCCCTCATCGTCGATACTTTTAAGGAGGCGGTCGAGGGCGCAAATCTTCTCGTGGCCACCACGGGCAAGCCCGGCACCCACTTCAATAGCCATGTCCGGTACCCGTTCTATAACCCTAAGGAACTTCGGGAGATGCTCGAGGATAAGTCGGGCGCTGTGGCGCTGATCTTCGGCCGCGAGGATTACGGTCTTCCAAATGAGATCGTGGAGAAATGCGACGTCGTCGCTTACATCCCCACGGCGAATGAGTACCCAATCATGAATCTCTCCCACGCCGCCTCAGTCTTCCTGTACGAGCTGTCGGGCTTTACCGGCGGTAACGTCGCACTTGCGGGCCGGGAAATGATGGATAGGCTATACGGCCATTATGACGAGATGCTGGATAGCATAAACTATCCCGCCCATAAAAAAGATAAGACCCTGATGATGCTCCGGCGCATCTACGGCCGGGCGATGCTGAACCGTCGGGAGTACTACACCATGATGGGCGTGCTCCACGAGATCGGGCTTGCGCTCGAGCGGGCGAAAAAAAGATAATCTTTTAAAAATCATTTTCCATCATGAGATTTTTAGCTGTCACCGATTTTCATGGCAATTATGACAGGACGGTCGATATACTACAAAAAGCGGGCATCGTCGACGGCACACTGCTTGCCGGGGACCTGACCGATTTCGGGCCCGAGGAGAACGCGAAGCGGCTCATCGACATGCTCCCCAGGCCCATCCTTGCCGTGCCCGGCAACTGCGACCCGAAGGAGATCGTGCGGATACTGGAGCGGGAGGGCGTATGCCTCCACCTTGAACGGATCACCTTCGACGGGGTCACGTTCATCGGCATCGGCGGCTCGAACCCGACGCCGTTCGGCACGCCCTTCGAGTTAAGCGAGGGGGAGATAAGGGCTGAGCTGGAGCGGCTGTTGAAAGGCGCAAAAGGCCCGCTCGTGTTAATATCGCACGCCCCGCCCAAGGGCTATCAGGATCGGATCCCCAACGGTGCCCACGTGGGAAGTGAAGCCGTAACCCAGTTCGCCCCGAAGTTCAAGGCGATCATATGCGGCCATATTCACGAGGACCCGGGCATCTCGAAGATAGGCGAGACTCTCGTGGTCAACCCGGGCGTCGCGTTCGAGGGAAATGCCGCCATCGTCGATATCGATGAAAAGGGCAATGTCAGGGCTGAGATGATCAAGGGGTAAGCATGGCCGTAGTCACAAGAACGATATCCTTTCAGACAAAAGGCCGGGACGACATGATAGATATCACTTCGGGCGTCCAGGACATGCTTTATGCATCCGGCCTTAAGGACGGCATCGTGACCGTGTTCGTGCCCGGCAGCACTGCCTCCATTACTACGATAGAGTACGAGCCCGGCCTGCTCAGGGACTTCCCTCGCGCAATGGAAAAGCTGGCGCCCAGGGAAGCGCACTATGACCACGACGCCCGGTGGGGCGACGGCAACGGGCACTCTCACGTCCGCGCATCGACTATAGGGCCAGGCCTCGTCGTTCCTTTTCAAAATGGCCGGCTTATGCTAGGAACATGGCAGCAGATCGTCTTCGTCGACTTCGATAACCGGCCCAGGGCCCGCAACGTCATCGTGCAGGCCATGGGCGAATAAAATGCTTATTTTACGTTGACGTGCTTCTTATTCTCCCATATCCCGTGAAGGTTGCAGCTCTCCCGGGCTATGAGCGTGGTGCTCTTGTCCAGAGCAACCTTGAACGTGACCCTCGGGTATGAAAACTTGGGCTGTAATACCTCCCGGCTCATATCGATGTTACTGTCGGTCCGCCCGAGGCTGATCCATTCGATGAAGTGCGCCAGCTCGCTCGGGTGGTCGATTCCCACGCCGACGTTCACGGATACTTCAAAAGGCTTGTTCGCCTCGACCGAGTCCGGGCACTCGATCCTGGGCCAGTGCTTCTTTTCCAGGTCGGTCATGTTATTCGGGTCTTTCGGGTAGTTGATCTGCTCGAACAGGTTAGGAGTGGTTTCGGCAACTTTCATCATGTTCTTCACCTTGTGGGTAGCTTAGGCTCCAGGCCTATGTGCATTAATTAAATACTACGTATAATTCGCCACGTATAAATAACGTTCTCGAATAAAGTCCACAATGCCGGTACCATGGAAGACGGGAAAATATATACGCTCGCATCGATTATGGGCTACTTGCTATGTTCCGGAAGGCCCTCATCATTGCCGGCTTCCTCGCCTGCGCCTGCTTCGCAGTGGCGGCGAATGCCCAGGAAGCGCAAAACAATACGGCGCTCTACTGGTCGCCCGTGACCCTTGAATATCCGTGCGCGTCATTCACTATCGAGGATGCAAAAGACATTAACTATTCCATTTATGACCAGCTCGGTGCACAGAGCGTCCACGTTTCGGTCATTACAGCACAGCTCTACCTGAACAATGCACCCTACCGCATGGCCGGCATCCCGATCACATTCTCGTCCGATAACGACAGCGTCGCCTACCTGGAGCCTGACAACCGGACCCGGCCGAGCGATGCCAGCGGACAGGCTAAAATACTTCTGATAGCTCACAACCGGACCGGCCTGGTTAACATTACTGCCGAATCCGAGATCATCTACGGGCATAAGCTGAGCGACACCTGCACGGTCCGCGTGGTGGGCTGGGGGACCGTATCGGGCATCGTTACCGACCAGAACCGGAACGGAGTACCGGACGCGACCGTGACGCTGTGGCTCTGGAATGGCACGGCGAACACGAAAATGCTGGCCGCCCACGATAACCCGCAGCTCTCGAACGATGGCCGAACCGCGGCTATCGGCATGTACACATTCGTCTACGTTCCCGCAGGCTCGTATAACGTGACGGCCGAGAAGGACGGCCATCGCTACTATCGCCTGCTAGACATGTACGAGCAATCGGGCACGATCACGGCGAACGTCGCCATACCGGACTACGTGTACGTATCTCCTGCCACTCTGACTCCGACGCCCGTCGCGACGCCTGCAGCCTCGTCATCGGCCTCCACGCCGGTGCCGGTATCGACGCCCGCGCTGCCCGCATTATTCGCTCTGGGCGCCATTGGTGCCGCGGCTTTAATGAAAAGAAGGCTTTAAAGGCCGGAATCGTGCAGGAAGCCTGTGGCCGAGTCCAGTAACGCCACTGCGATCCCGCCGCCGATGAGGCCGCCGAGGAATCCCGTCTCGATGCCGAAAAGATGAATACAGATGGTCACGACCCATATGTACGTGGCAGCCATGATGCTCAAGTACAGCGAACCCATATCGTATTTTCTTTTACGGTTGAAAACAAACTTATGAATAAGAGTGACTCCTACTATGATCGCCGCGAACTCTACGACATAGAATATCAAGTCATGCATATACTTGCCAATAATATGTTATAACTATTTTTATTTATAATATATTATTTATAAATCAACTTTATTTTTGCATATTATCTCGAATTGATGAAAAGTCCCTATTTTTGGCACTAAGTTACAGAGGACACTATTTTTCACCACAAAGGCACCATGGCACAATGATTCACAAAGTCTTTTTTGGATTAAGTTACAAAGGCACAATGACCTGCTTTTTGTGTGTTAAGGCACAATGGATACAATGGCACGATGGCAAAAAGTGCTATCATGTTCATTCCACTGGCCTTTGTATCCTTCGTGCCCTGATGTCAATGAACCGGCTTTGTGTACTTTGTAACTTGCTCGAATTCGAATCCGCGAAACATTTAAAAGAAAACTTTGTGGGCCTCCGTGCCATCGTGCCTTTGTGGTGAAAAATAGTGTCCACTATGCCGTTTATATCTAATTTAAAAAATAGAATATGAATAAAATAAGAAGAGGAGCCTAGCGTACTTTCGTACCTGGCTCCGACGGCTTTTCAGGCGTCAGCAAAGTCGCCCCATTCGAATCCGCGGCCATGACCATGCCGAAGGACTCCACGCCCATTATCTTCGCAGGCTTCAGGTTCGTGATGACGACGACGGTCTTGCCGACCATCTCCTCGGGCGTGTACTGCTCCGCAATGCCGGACACGATCTGCCTGGGATTGCCTTCGCCGACGTCGATCATGTTCTTCAGGAGCTTCTTGCTGCCCTTAATGCGCTCGCTTGACACCACCCGGCCGACCCTGATCTGGATCTTCTGGAACTCCTCGACGGAGACCTGGGGCACTTCTTCAACCTTCTTGCCGCCGGCCCTGGCCTCGGCGACTGCGACGCGCTCGTTCAGGATCTTCTCCATCTCGTCGATCTTTTTGTCCTCCAGCTTGGAGAACAGTATAGCCGGCTTCGGGCGCTGCGTGTTCACGTACGGCAGCAGGGCATCTTCAAGAGGTACATTTGATAACGAGGCCTTATCGTACCCGAGCATGGCCCAGATCTCTTCCGCCTTCGCGGGCATCGCGGGCCAGGACAGGATGGCCAGCGCCTTCACGATCTGGACACAGTTATACAGAACGTTCTCGCAGGCCGCCTTATCCCCCTTAACCAGCTTCCACGGCTCGTGGCCCTGGAAGTAGGTATTGCCAAAATCGGCCAGCGTAATGATAGAGTCGCAGATCTTCTTGAACTCGTAGTTCCCGATCTCGGCCTTCGTGACGTTCAGGGCCGTCCTGATGGCTTCAGCCACGCCAGGTTCCATCTCGCCATTCACGTCCAGGCCTTTGGACTCGATGAACGTCAGCACCCGGTTCACGAAGTTGCCGAAGCTGCCGACTAATTCCTTGTTGACCTTCGTCTGGAACTCCTTCCAGGAGAAGTTGATGTCCTTGGTGTGCGATGTGTAGCTCAGGATATAATAGCGGAGCAGGTCCGGGTGGAACCCGTGGGCCAGGTAGTCGTCCTCGACCCAGACGATGTAGCCCCGGCTCTTCGAGAACTTCTTATCGTTGACCTTGATCATGCCCGAGGCGACGACGCCATACGGGAGCGTGTAGCCGGCGCCCTTGAGCATTGCGGGCCAGAAGATGCAGTGATGGTAAATGATGTCGCCGCCGATGAAGTGGATGATGCGTGAGTCGCCCTTCCAGATCTTCTTCCAGTCCTCGCCGATGGAGTTCATGTACTCCTCGGTAAAGGCGATGTAGCCGATTGGCGCGTCGACCCATACGTAAACGACAAGGTCCTCATGGCCGGGGTACTTGACGCCCCACTCCAAATTACGGGTTATGCACCAGTCCTTCAGGTCCTTCGCCCATTCCTTGGCATAATTGACGTTCGAGGTGGCGTGCAGATGGTTCAGGTAATCGGTCAGGAACGGCCCGAACTCCGATAGCTTAAAGAAGAAGTGCTCTTTTTCTCTTGTTTCAGCCTTGCCCCCGCAGATCCTGCACCTCGGGTCCAGGATGTCGCCCGGCTCCAGGTGCTTCTGGCAGCCGATGTCGCACTCGTCGCCCCGGGCCAGGGCGCCGCAGTACGGGCACGTGCCCTCGACGTAGCGGTCGGGGAGGCCACGCTGGCAGTGGCCGCAGTAGGCGACCTTAATCTTTTTGGGATACACGAAGCCGTTATTCTGCAGGTCCTTGACGATGGACCGCGTCCGCTCGTGGTTCTCGATATCGTCCGTGCTGCCGTAATGGTTAAAGTCGATCTCGAAATTTTTAAAGGTCTTTTCGAAGACCTGGTGATACTTTTTCACCAGCTCCCCGGGCGCGATGCCCTGCTCCTCGGCGTTTACGACGATAGGAGTTCCGTGGGTATCGGAGCCGCAGACGAAGGTCGTATTCTGGCCCATCATCCTCAGAGTCCTCACGAACATATCCGCGGGTATATACGTCCTGAGGTGGCCGATGTGCGCGGCGCCGTTCGCATAGGGCAGGCCGCAGGTCACCAAAACCGGTTTGTCGCTTGGGAACTCTGACATAATCTTCTCCTTTCAAATATATGGCGATTCGAGCGTCGTTGCTCGAATTCAACGATAATAATCTATTCGTATAGTATATAGTTTACCATTTACGGACCATAAGATGATAAAAATAGCATGATGCACTGGCCTTTTCTAGCCCGTCCAGTAATGCCCGTGACCGAGGGAAACTAAGGCCGCGGGCATTACTTAACGTCCCATTGGCATGGATCTCATGCCAGGTGTGGATTTAAATACTTATAAGCTTTCAATGATCATCTCGCCCCTGTGGTATTCCACGATCACCGTGCTTCCCACGGGGTTTTCTAACTTAAGCATATCATATTCCCCGTCCCGGGGATCGTAGTCGATCTCGAATACTTTATTCCCTACCTGAACCAGGGCTTTAAGCGTGTTCGTTATTGAGCTCATGTCGTCATAACCGACGATTTTACCGATATTATGTCCTTCTACAATTTGTCCGTGCATCGACAGCAACTCCGTTTTTGGGTCTAACCCTTGCCTGTCAAGAAATTATTGTTCTTCCATATAATAAATATTTCGATTAAACATTGAAAAACAGCGATAAACAACTATATTTGAGCTAATTTTTAGTTATATTGAATATTTAGAGAACATAATGTTCAAGAAATGAATAAATTAGCAAATATTCGATAAGCCATAATTTTAAAAGTACGTTAATATATAAATAAAAATGTGTTTATGCTCTGGCTCATTTAAAGAAGTAGTGGTAAAAGCCCAGCGACCAGTCGGCAACAGGCTGAGGCAGGCCGCCGGTCGTGTTCAAGTTTACCATGACGGCGCCCAGTCCCGTAAGCAATACAACTGCTATGACGACCAGTACTGCCAGCCCTGCGACGATCTCTACTATCGTACCTATCAGGCCAGGTCCCGTCCTATTTCTCACCGTTATATCCATGCGGTACCGGGGGTTTGGTTGTATATAGGGCTGTTTCTTCCGCGTATTTGCGGAAGGGAGGGGG
This genomic stretch from Methanocella sp. harbors:
- a CDS encoding HemK2/MTQ2 family protein methyltransferase, with protein sequence MSIRIYRNKEFELLDDVYDPGEDSYLLVEAALKEIKPGDRVLEVGTGSGVVSLFIKDISPYVVATDISPIACRNARINEVQAIRADLFSGICSRFDLIIFNPPYLPTVPEERLETWLDRAFNGGLTGRKEIERFVKDIDRILSPGGRVLTVISSITGIGETEALFKEKGFRMETVATEKVPFEKLVVLKFSR
- a CDS encoding carboxypeptidase-like regulatory domain-containing protein, translating into MFRKALIIAGFLACACFAVAANAQEAQNNTALYWSPVTLEYPCASFTIEDAKDINYSIYDQLGAQSVHVSVITAQLYLNNAPYRMAGIPITFSSDNDSVAYLEPDNRTRPSDASGQAKILLIAHNRTGLVNITAESEIIYGHKLSDTCTVRVVGWGTVSGIVTDQNRNGVPDATVTLWLWNGTANTKMLAAHDNPQLSNDGRTAAIGMYTFVYVPAGSYNVTAEKDGHRYYRLLDMYEQSGTITANVAIPDYVYVSPATLTPTPVATPAASSSASTPVPVSTPALPALFALGAIGAAALMKRRL
- a CDS encoding secondary thiamine-phosphate synthase enzyme YjbQ; translation: MAVVTRTISFQTKGRDDMIDITSGVQDMLYASGLKDGIVTVFVPGSTASITTIEYEPGLLRDFPRAMEKLAPREAHYDHDARWGDGNGHSHVRASTIGPGLVVPFQNGRLMLGTWQQIVFVDFDNRPRARNVIVQAMGE
- a CDS encoding NAD(P)H-hydrate dehydratase, translated to MTVEEMRALEANADYFGVSYGELMENAGRKAAESIIALFKKCSVLVVCGTGNNGGDGFVTARYLENAGYRVTVILLGRVGSVKTGPALVNLEIARGMNMPVIEADTAVKIPKEAFLNCDLIVDAVLGTGFSGIPREPALTAIRCMNESPIRKVSLDIPSGLDAHTGEGEEHVDADLVITFYAPKKGLDRYKVEVADIGIPGKAFTHTGPGSLVGLKSRGDFMEKGGGGRVLIIGGGPYTGAPALAAMAAYRAGAEIVTVAAPKRAAGIIASFSPDLIVRPLSDSQIIGEEDVEQLKSLISRHHAVVIGMGLGKEPGIATAIAKILPACKKVVIDADALQAGMPLKGIITPNAHEFARISGNDMKPDDQAAQEKVREFSKEKGVVTVWKGRPAVISDGVDFKVNSTGNPAMNVGGTGDVLAGIIGAFYCRNDAYKAACAAAFVSGAAGDMAYDDKGIGLVATDVIHWLPYVIKKYRPK
- a CDS encoding metallophosphoesterase — protein: MRFLAVTDFHGNYDRTVDILQKAGIVDGTLLAGDLTDFGPEENAKRLIDMLPRPILAVPGNCDPKEIVRILEREGVCLHLERITFDGVTFIGIGGSNPTPFGTPFELSEGEIRAELERLLKGAKGPLVLISHAPPKGYQDRIPNGAHVGSEAVTQFAPKFKAIICGHIHEDPGISKIGETLVVNPGVAFEGNAAIVDIDEKGNVRAEMIKG
- the rsmA gene encoding 16S rRNA (adenine(1518)-N(6)/adenine(1519)-N(6))-dimethyltransferase RsmA; the encoded protein is MKPDFGVVPDKRRDQHFLIDLNILKKIVSFADIQKDEDILEIGAGPGNLTELLAQKARHVYAIEMDPSLVERLEEKFNGTNVMVIKGNALKIDFPRFDKAVANLPYSISSDVTFKLLRHPFKYGILMYQREFAERMIARVGDPDYSRLSVDVQHFAGVEILMRVPSQAFTPPPEVESSVVKLTPRPAAYSVKDRELFMALVTAAFTQRRKRLRNALVNGAHILGIKNMRALISLLPGDLMEKRAEEVSPEEYAALADRLYELTGHEHPDISK
- the metG gene encoding methionine--tRNA ligase — protein: MSEFPSDKPVLVTCGLPYANGAAHIGHLRTYIPADMFVRTLRMMGQNTTFVCGSDTHGTPIVVNAEEQGIAPGELVKKYHQVFEKTFKNFEIDFNHYGSTDDIENHERTRSIVKDLQNNGFVYPKKIKVAYCGHCQRGLPDRYVEGTCPYCGALARGDECDIGCQKHLEPGDILDPRCRICGGKAETREKEHFFFKLSEFGPFLTDYLNHLHATSNVNYAKEWAKDLKDWCITRNLEWGVKYPGHEDLVVYVWVDAPIGYIAFTEEYMNSIGEDWKKIWKGDSRIIHFIGGDIIYHHCIFWPAMLKGAGYTLPYGVVASGMIKVNDKKFSKSRGYIVWVEDDYLAHGFHPDLLRYYILSYTSHTKDINFSWKEFQTKVNKELVGSFGNFVNRVLTFIESKGLDVNGEMEPGVAEAIRTALNVTKAEIGNYEFKKICDSIITLADFGNTYFQGHEPWKLVKGDKAACENVLYNCVQIVKALAILSWPAMPAKAEEIWAMLGYDKASLSNVPLEDALLPYVNTQRPKPAILFSKLEDKKIDEMEKILNERVAVAEARAGGKKVEEVPQVSVEEFQKIQIRVGRVVSSERIKGSKKLLKNMIDVGEGNPRQIVSGIAEQYTPEEMVGKTVVVITNLKPAKIMGVESFGMVMAADSNGATLLTPEKPSEPGTKVR
- a CDS encoding RNA methyltransferase; protein product: MISIRVVLVEPQYEGNVGSVCRSMKNFGFSDLVLVRPCKLDNFAKAMASHAQDLLASALIVDTFKEAVEGANLLVATTGKPGTHFNSHVRYPFYNPKELREMLEDKSGAVALIFGREDYGLPNEIVEKCDVVAYIPTANEYPIMNLSHAASVFLYELSGFTGGNVALAGREMMDRLYGHYDEMLDSINYPAHKKDKTLMMLRRIYGRAMLNRREYYTMMGVLHEIGLALERAKKR
- a CDS encoding class II SORL domain-containing protein, producing the protein MMKVAETTPNLFEQINYPKDPNNMTDLEKKHWPRIECPDSVEANKPFEVSVNVGVGIDHPSELAHFIEWISLGRTDSNIDMSREVLQPKFSYPRVTFKVALDKSTTLIARESCNLHGIWENKKHVNVK
- the moaC gene encoding cyclic pyranopterin monophosphate synthase MoaC, with product MRSTDFTHVEGDKVKMVDVGAKEEVARFARASGVIHLTAQTMGLIKEGNVKKGNVLATARIAAIQAAKHTWETIPLCHQIPITGIDVEFEVGETTIKAVAEVRSVGKTGVEMEALCAASNALLTIWDMVKAVEKDETGNYPETRITDIVVEKKTKAKQ